A window of the Listeria swaminathanii genome harbors these coding sequences:
- the yycH gene encoding two-component system activity regulator YycH translates to MMKKTGFRSFVLTILVVLSIVLSYFIWKGQPDYEAINVKEIEKTTIDKTMTTSQVFKPYKLAVNSNDNNYQSLDADLLNELMAQGKAFSFSEVVLANKKSSEDYEKLIHKNGTIEIIFPNDIPFSIFAQIFQVEGDGLESAFFNRIVFDINNTDTGLHSVYFTNDDQENIYQSSLQNKDIDKIEKIVKKNEGKLTQNDKLISNKRNLFLSTEKTKLDRKKYIIDSLEINLFTSALFQDSGTVKSEGNTYTDGSSVIEMDTDNKVLEYVNPSQERTNPEDLSSVKRAGLIQDSFNFVNDHAGWTGDGAYYFTGYAGESATTNFSLFIDNLQVYNENGMADISVTEGLEAVYKYMRPFFRLDTDVPGEKKEVTLQSSYSVYSALAQNPNVKAEEIEDIVPGYHMTRSESSGMNRLVTLEPTWLYKYHDKWFIFQADAAKAGE, encoded by the coding sequence ATGATGAAAAAAACAGGATTTCGCTCATTTGTACTAACCATTTTAGTCGTACTCAGCATCGTCCTAAGCTACTTTATTTGGAAGGGACAACCTGACTACGAAGCCATCAATGTCAAAGAAATCGAAAAAACAACGATTGATAAAACAATGACAACTTCACAAGTATTCAAACCATACAAATTAGCTGTCAATTCAAATGACAATAACTATCAAAGTTTAGACGCTGACTTATTAAACGAACTAATGGCTCAAGGAAAAGCATTCAGTTTCTCAGAAGTCGTACTCGCTAATAAAAAAAGCAGTGAAGATTACGAGAAATTAATCCATAAAAATGGCACTATCGAGATAATTTTCCCAAATGATATTCCGTTCTCTATTTTCGCGCAAATTTTCCAAGTAGAAGGAGACGGGCTTGAATCAGCTTTCTTTAATCGGATTGTGTTCGATATTAATAATACAGATACTGGGCTGCATTCGGTATACTTCACGAATGACGACCAAGAGAACATTTACCAAAGCTCATTGCAAAATAAAGACATTGATAAAATCGAAAAAATTGTTAAAAAGAATGAAGGCAAACTTACTCAAAATGACAAGCTGATTTCTAACAAACGTAATCTGTTCCTAAGCACGGAAAAAACAAAACTAGATCGCAAAAAATATATTATTGACTCGCTAGAAATTAATTTATTCACATCCGCGCTTTTCCAAGACTCTGGTACTGTGAAGAGTGAAGGAAATACGTATACGGATGGTTCAAGTGTTATCGAAATGGACACAGATAATAAAGTATTAGAATATGTAAACCCTTCGCAAGAGCGCACAAATCCAGAAGATCTCAGTAGTGTGAAGCGTGCGGGATTAATTCAAGACAGTTTTAATTTTGTGAACGATCATGCTGGCTGGACTGGCGACGGGGCATATTATTTCACGGGTTATGCCGGCGAAAGCGCGACAACCAATTTCAGTTTATTCATTGATAATTTACAAGTTTATAATGAAAATGGCATGGCTGATATTTCTGTTACAGAAGGCCTTGAAGCAGTGTATAAATATATGCGTCCATTTTTCCGCCTAGATACAGATGTTCCGGGAGAGAAAAAAGAAGTGACGCTGCAGTCGTCTTATTCTGTCTATAGTGCCCTTGCTCAAAATCCTAATGTAAAAGCGGAAGAAATTGAGGATATTGTCCCTGGTTATCATATGACTAGAAGCGAATCTTCTGGCATGAACCGTCTTGTCACTTTAGAACCAACATGGCTTTATAAATATCACGACAAATGGTTTATCTTCCAAGCAGATGCAGCAAAGGCGGGTGAATAA
- a CDS encoding Crp/Fnr family transcriptional regulator, translated as MDPLFNYKEFVRLSDEGNINYEKLKVPKHTELVDTFTTRNNHVYLIVEGFVSISMNPQSNNIYTVLGKGSFVNYYSLFQGSVDSFLFTTISPCTIYKYSFKDLEYFLSMFPENFGFQFFIMRDLARHAFFKSLFAETGSSDKLELSFSNIAKLHGTTYEKDSVILPKEMRTSTIAAYSNLSKSSFYKQLTLLKDQGKIWKNDKEWVIRSKELHDYVKNR; from the coding sequence ATGGATCCGCTATTTAATTATAAAGAGTTTGTTCGACTTTCTGATGAAGGCAATATTAACTATGAAAAGTTAAAAGTTCCAAAACATACAGAATTAGTGGACACTTTCACAACGAGGAATAATCATGTCTATTTAATTGTGGAAGGGTTTGTTTCTATTTCGATGAATCCGCAATCAAATAATATCTATACCGTCTTAGGAAAAGGATCTTTTGTGAATTATTACAGTTTATTCCAAGGAAGCGTAGATAGTTTCCTATTTACAACCATCTCTCCGTGTACAATCTACAAATATTCGTTTAAAGATCTAGAATATTTTCTTTCGATGTTCCCAGAGAATTTTGGTTTTCAGTTTTTCATTATGCGCGACTTGGCTCGACACGCTTTTTTCAAAAGTCTTTTCGCAGAGACTGGTTCATCCGACAAATTAGAACTTTCCTTTTCTAATATCGCCAAATTACACGGAACGACCTACGAAAAAGATAGTGTTATCCTCCCAAAAGAAATGCGCACAAGCACAATCGCCGCCTACAGCAACCTTTCAAAAAGTAGTTTTTACAAGCAATTGACCCTTTTGAAAGACCAAGGCAAGATTTGGAAAAACGATAAAGAATGGGTTATTAGGAGCAAGGAATTGCACGATTATGTGAAAAATAGATAA
- a CDS encoding MetQ/NlpA family ABC transporter substrate-binding protein, translating to MRKLTKGLGILLASSLVLGLAACGGGSDDKALSTEKITIGTTAGPHQQIAEEVQKLAKKDGLEIKIKTFDDYNTPNTALNDGDLDANNYQTIPFLEQQKKDKGYKLDVAFKTVAFPMGIYSNDIKDLKNLKKGDKIAVPNDPSNEYRGLKLFEDAGVIKLKDGVEEKATKKDIAENPLDLEIVELEASQIPAQLDEVAAAAINTNFAMGAGLSINKDAIYHEPTKDNPYPNVFVVRSANKDDEVVKTLEKYYHSDEVKAFIEKEFNGSVVPAF from the coding sequence ATGAGAAAATTAACAAAAGGGTTAGGAATTTTACTTGCATCAAGCCTTGTTTTAGGATTAGCAGCGTGCGGAGGCGGTAGTGATGATAAAGCCTTGAGCACAGAAAAAATTACAATTGGAACAACAGCAGGACCTCACCAACAAATCGCTGAGGAAGTTCAAAAATTAGCGAAAAAAGATGGTCTTGAAATCAAAATCAAAACATTTGATGATTATAATACACCAAATACAGCTTTAAACGATGGTGATTTGGATGCGAATAACTACCAAACAATTCCATTTTTAGAGCAACAAAAGAAAGATAAAGGCTACAAATTAGACGTTGCTTTTAAAACAGTAGCATTCCCAATGGGTATTTACTCCAACGATATTAAAGACTTGAAAAATCTTAAAAAAGGCGACAAAATTGCCGTGCCAAACGATCCAAGTAACGAATACCGTGGTTTAAAACTTTTTGAAGATGCTGGCGTTATTAAATTAAAAGATGGCGTGGAAGAAAAAGCAACGAAAAAAGACATTGCTGAAAACCCACTTGACCTTGAAATCGTTGAACTAGAAGCTTCTCAAATCCCTGCACAATTAGATGAAGTTGCAGCCGCAGCTATCAACACTAACTTTGCAATGGGCGCTGGACTTTCTATTAATAAAGATGCCATTTACCACGAACCAACAAAAGACAATCCATATCCAAACGTATTTGTCGTTCGTAGCGCTAACAAAGACGATGAAGTCGTTAAAACATTAGAAAAATATTACCATTCAGATGAAGTAAAAGCATTTATTGAAAAAGAATTTAATGGGTCTGTAGTACCTGCATTCTAG
- the walK gene encoding cell wall metabolism sensor histidine kinase WalK: MHKMRFFQSVQFKLVIMYLLLIIVAMQVIGAYFVRELEGQLEKNFQDSITNSITLLDYNAREEIIKNSDNSVKLQNDIRELLVDYSRASSNLIEVRIVDDKGKILGTSNLNNQGIVGQKSNDPLVKRTLSLGTTSEDKIYKDESNKNNRVWVNVSSIKNKGKVIGAIYLVADIESVYKQVDDITNIFITGTLIAMIITAVLGILLSRTITKPIVEMKRQAYAMARGNYSRKVKVYGVDEIGELADSFNTLTKRVQEAQAMTEGERRKLSSVLAYMTDGVIATDRRGKVILINTPAEKMLRVKHESANGRSIIDVLDIGDTYQFEDLMEVDGSLTMDRSTFDKPYVLRANFSVIQRETGFNNGVIAVLHDITDQEKVDQERRDFVSNVSHELRTPLTSMHSYLEALSDGAWEDKEIAPRFLEVTQNETERMIRLVNDLLKLSRMDGGREQLEKSFVNFTDFFNHIIDRFEMMKKETIMFKRHIPREPVIIEIDEDKVMQVLDNIISNANKYSPDGGRISFYLKKFEDEIEVSIADEGLGVPDEDLANVFDRFFRVDKARSREMGGTGLGLAIAREVIEAHGGRIWAERNKNKGTIIKFTLPYSDLPEDDWE, translated from the coding sequence ATGCATAAAATGAGATTTTTTCAGTCCGTACAATTTAAGTTAGTTATTATGTATTTGCTACTAATTATCGTTGCGATGCAAGTAATCGGCGCGTATTTTGTTCGTGAACTGGAAGGACAACTGGAGAAAAATTTTCAAGATTCTATTACAAATAGTATTACCTTGCTGGATTATAACGCTAGAGAAGAAATTATTAAAAACAGCGATAACTCAGTGAAGTTGCAAAATGATATTAGAGAACTCTTAGTCGACTATTCGCGTGCAAGCAGCAATTTAATCGAAGTAAGAATAGTAGATGACAAAGGAAAAATTCTCGGAACATCGAATTTAAATAACCAAGGAATTGTTGGTCAAAAAAGCAACGATCCCCTTGTAAAACGAACGCTGTCACTTGGAACAACTTCCGAGGACAAAATCTATAAAGACGAATCGAATAAAAATAACCGTGTCTGGGTGAATGTATCCTCCATCAAAAATAAAGGCAAAGTGATAGGGGCTATTTATCTTGTCGCCGATATTGAAAGTGTCTATAAACAAGTCGATGATATTACCAATATTTTCATCACAGGTACGTTAATTGCGATGATTATTACTGCGGTACTCGGAATCTTGCTATCAAGAACCATCACCAAGCCAATTGTTGAAATGAAACGCCAAGCCTATGCGATGGCAAGAGGGAATTATAGCCGCAAAGTAAAAGTATACGGCGTCGATGAAATTGGTGAATTAGCGGATTCTTTCAACACGTTAACAAAACGAGTCCAAGAAGCCCAAGCGATGACAGAAGGGGAACGGCGCAAACTTTCCTCCGTACTCGCGTATATGACTGATGGCGTAATCGCAACCGACCGCCGCGGAAAAGTAATTCTTATTAATACGCCAGCTGAAAAAATGCTTCGCGTAAAACATGAAAGTGCTAACGGGCGTTCCATTATTGACGTTTTAGATATTGGAGACACATACCAGTTTGAAGATTTAATGGAAGTGGATGGCTCGTTAACGATGGACCGCAGTACTTTTGACAAACCATATGTTCTTCGTGCCAATTTCTCCGTTATTCAAAGAGAAACAGGGTTTAACAATGGTGTAATCGCGGTACTTCACGATATTACCGATCAAGAAAAAGTCGATCAAGAACGTCGTGATTTCGTATCCAACGTATCGCACGAACTAAGAACACCACTTACAAGTATGCACAGTTATTTAGAAGCATTAAGCGACGGCGCATGGGAAGATAAAGAAATCGCTCCACGCTTCCTTGAAGTTACGCAAAATGAGACCGAACGAATGATTCGTCTTGTTAACGACCTGCTCAAACTTTCCAGAATGGACGGCGGCAGGGAGCAACTAGAAAAAAGTTTCGTGAACTTTACAGATTTCTTTAATCATATTATTGATCGTTTTGAAATGATGAAAAAAGAAACAATCATGTTCAAACGTCATATTCCAAGAGAACCAGTCATTATCGAAATCGATGAAGATAAAGTAATGCAAGTGCTCGATAATATTATTTCTAACGCTAATAAATATTCACCTGATGGCGGCCGTATTTCGTTCTATCTGAAAAAATTTGAAGATGAAATTGAAGTCAGCATTGCCGATGAAGGTTTAGGCGTACCAGACGAAGATTTAGCAAATGTATTCGACCGATTCTTCCGCGTAGACAAAGCTCGTTCGCGGGAAATGGGAGGAACAGGGTTAGGACTTGCCATCGCTCGAGAAGTTATCGAAGCACATGGCGGTCGAATTTGGGCCGAACGCAATAAGAACAAAGGAACCATAATTAAATTCACCCTGCCATATAGTGACTTACCGGAGGATGATTGGGAATGA
- a CDS encoding methionine ABC transporter ATP-binding protein, producing MIELHQVSKSFNVNGKTVEAVKNVSITVEKGEIFGVVGYSGAGKSTLVRCINLLERPDAGQVVIDGKNLSTLSSKELRVARRKIGMIFQGYNLLKTATVYDNIAKPLKLEGVPKDEIETRVNKYLSIVGLEDKRNNYPSQLSGGQKQRVAIARALAHEPEILLSDEATSALDPETTEAILQLLLKINAELGITIFLITHELDVIQRICDRVAVMENGHLVEQGTVLDIFTKAKHATTKRFVGSEASFDIPQDLLEKYIATGKLVSLHFIGDEADEPALALVSRKFDVLPSILAGGIDHLKNGTLGKLLVHLKGDEAEYSKAIAYLKESGVVVEEVELL from the coding sequence TTGATCGAATTACATCAAGTTTCAAAATCATTTAATGTAAATGGAAAAACCGTAGAAGCCGTCAAAAATGTTTCTATTACAGTCGAAAAAGGAGAAATTTTCGGTGTCGTTGGTTACAGTGGCGCTGGAAAAAGTACGCTCGTTCGTTGCATCAACTTGCTTGAACGTCCAGATGCTGGCCAAGTTGTGATTGATGGGAAGAACTTATCTACCCTATCAAGTAAAGAACTTCGTGTCGCACGTCGGAAAATCGGCATGATTTTCCAAGGATATAACTTACTGAAAACCGCAACTGTCTATGATAACATTGCCAAACCATTAAAATTAGAAGGCGTTCCAAAAGACGAAATCGAAACACGCGTGAATAAATACTTGTCAATCGTTGGCCTAGAGGATAAACGAAACAACTATCCAAGCCAACTTTCTGGCGGTCAAAAACAACGTGTTGCGATTGCTCGTGCTCTTGCGCATGAACCAGAAATTCTCTTAAGCGATGAAGCAACAAGCGCCTTGGACCCTGAAACAACAGAAGCAATTTTGCAACTGTTACTTAAAATTAATGCGGAACTCGGCATTACGATTTTCTTAATTACACATGAACTTGATGTCATTCAACGTATTTGTGACCGGGTCGCTGTAATGGAAAATGGACATTTAGTGGAACAAGGTACCGTCCTTGATATTTTCACGAAAGCAAAACATGCGACAACCAAGCGTTTTGTTGGATCAGAAGCTAGTTTCGATATCCCACAAGATTTGCTTGAAAAATACATCGCAACTGGTAAATTGGTTTCCCTTCATTTTATTGGAGACGAAGCGGACGAGCCTGCACTCGCTCTTGTATCACGCAAATTCGACGTTCTTCCAAGCATTTTAGCTGGCGGAATTGATCATTTGAAAAATGGAACACTTGGAAAACTGCTTGTTCATTTAAAAGGTGACGAAGCGGAATATAGTAAAGCAATTGCTTATTTGAAAGAGTCTGGGGTCGTTGTTGAGGAGGTCGAGTTACTATGA
- the yycF gene encoding response regulator YycF — protein MAEKKILVVDDEKPIADIVKFNLNKEGFDVYCAYDGDEALELVEEVQPDLILLDIMLPGRDGIEVCREVRKKYDMPIIMVTAKDSEIDKVIGLELGADDYVTKPFSNRELIARVKANLRRHSQVSSSAAEEEENSELEIGSLIIHPDAYVASKRGETIELTHREFELLHYLAKHMGQVMTREHLLQTVWGYDYFGDVRTVDVTVRRLREKIEDNPSHPAWLVTRRGVGYYLRNPEQE, from the coding sequence ATGGCAGAAAAGAAAATTCTTGTAGTAGATGACGAAAAACCGATTGCGGATATAGTTAAGTTTAATCTAAATAAAGAAGGCTTTGATGTATACTGCGCCTATGATGGCGATGAAGCGTTAGAACTTGTAGAAGAGGTTCAGCCAGATTTGATTTTACTCGATATTATGCTTCCTGGTCGTGATGGTATCGAAGTATGTCGTGAAGTTCGTAAAAAATATGATATGCCAATAATTATGGTAACAGCGAAAGATTCCGAAATTGATAAAGTTATCGGACTAGAACTTGGTGCCGATGATTATGTAACGAAACCATTTAGTAACCGCGAATTAATTGCTCGTGTGAAAGCTAACTTGCGCCGTCACAGCCAAGTAAGTTCTAGCGCAGCCGAGGAAGAAGAAAACAGCGAACTAGAAATTGGCTCGTTAATCATCCATCCAGACGCATATGTTGCTTCTAAACGTGGAGAAACAATCGAACTAACGCACCGCGAATTCGAATTACTACACTATTTAGCGAAACATATGGGACAAGTAATGACACGTGAACATTTACTCCAAACGGTTTGGGGCTATGATTACTTCGGAGACGTTCGTACAGTTGACGTTACTGTTCGTCGTTTACGTGAAAAAATTGAAGATAACCCAAGTCATCCAGCGTGGCTAGTAACAAGACGCGGAGTTGGCTATTATTTACGCAATCCAGAACAAGAATAA
- a CDS encoding two-component system regulatory protein YycI — MDWRKTQMIFIVTLLILNVFLAVIFFNKQLSDDPDTLGNETLEERLKADNISHPDLSTKPTSGSIFTTERAAFTTKDVSDLTGQAITLKDNNKQIYSVLQNPVKAGKKGNNPEFQKFMESGVYRGESYQFWNYDKDARTLTFNQLINNNMVLFDEAGQITFYLDRDDRVTSYEQTWMSKQDDLKEKTNLMSATDALEAVYQHGELKQDSDVVSATFGYYTTVQLPSGNVYFPVWCFEVKHSGETNYVLVNAKDEQVINQSENKSTTEPGTELSSRQKAK, encoded by the coding sequence ATGGATTGGCGTAAAACTCAAATGATTTTTATTGTGACACTCCTAATTTTAAATGTCTTTTTAGCAGTCATATTTTTCAACAAACAACTATCAGATGATCCAGATACACTTGGAAATGAAACGCTAGAAGAACGCTTAAAAGCAGATAATATTTCCCATCCAGACTTATCAACAAAACCTACGAGCGGCTCCATTTTCACGACAGAACGAGCGGCTTTTACAACTAAAGATGTTAGCGATCTTACAGGCCAAGCAATTACGCTGAAAGACAACAATAAACAAATTTATTCTGTCTTACAAAATCCAGTAAAAGCTGGCAAAAAAGGCAATAATCCGGAATTTCAAAAATTTATGGAGTCTGGTGTTTATCGCGGCGAGTCCTACCAGTTTTGGAATTATGATAAAGATGCCAGGACGCTGACTTTTAACCAATTAATCAATAATAATATGGTCCTTTTTGATGAAGCGGGCCAGATCACTTTCTATTTAGACCGCGATGATCGCGTAACCTCCTATGAGCAAACGTGGATGTCTAAGCAAGATGATTTAAAAGAAAAGACCAATTTAATGTCCGCAACAGACGCATTAGAAGCGGTTTATCAGCATGGCGAGTTGAAGCAAGATAGCGACGTGGTTTCCGCAACATTCGGCTACTACACGACCGTACAGCTGCCGTCTGGAAATGTTTACTTCCCAGTTTGGTGCTTTGAAGTAAAACATTCCGGGGAAACGAATTATGTCCTCGTGAATGCTAAAGACGAACAAGTCATTAACCAATCAGAAAATAAATCAACAACCGAACCAGGCACAGAATTATCAAGTCGCCAAAAAGCAAAATAA
- a CDS encoding ABC transporter ATP-binding protein: MSLINCKNLQKSFLDGKKNIQVLKQVNLELQEGEFVSIVGASGSGKSTLLHILGLLDTFDTGSYQFQEQEMDELTDRKRALFRNQNIGFILQNIGLILDYTVKENLQLPLKYAREKNKDSEKIIYWLEQFGLSSKLEEECVFLSGGEQQRVAIARALMNNPTLILADEPTGSLDHDNSIIVMETFKKLNQEGHTILMVTHDLELANQYSERIVHLKDGEIISV; this comes from the coding sequence ATGAGTTTAATCAATTGTAAAAACTTACAAAAAAGCTTTCTTGATGGGAAAAAAAATATTCAGGTATTGAAGCAAGTCAATCTAGAGTTACAAGAGGGGGAATTTGTATCAATTGTAGGGGCTAGCGGTTCTGGAAAGTCAACTTTACTTCATATACTTGGACTGTTAGATACATTTGATACAGGATCCTACCAATTCCAAGAGCAGGAAATGGACGAGTTAACAGATAGAAAAAGAGCTCTTTTTCGTAACCAAAACATTGGTTTTATTTTGCAAAATATTGGATTAATTCTTGACTATACAGTCAAAGAGAATTTACAGCTTCCACTTAAATATGCAAGGGAAAAAAATAAAGACTCAGAAAAAATAATATATTGGCTTGAGCAATTTGGCTTAAGTTCAAAGCTAGAAGAAGAGTGTGTTTTTTTAAGCGGAGGAGAACAACAAAGAGTAGCAATCGCAAGAGCTTTAATGAATAACCCTACGCTTATACTTGCAGATGAACCGACAGGCTCACTTGACCATGATAACAGCATTATTGTAATGGAAACGTTTAAAAAATTAAATCAAGAAGGACACACTATTTTAATGGTAACTCATGATCTTGAATTAGCTAATCAATATTCTGAAAGAATAGTACATCTAAAAGATGGGGAGATTATTTCTGTTTAA
- a CDS encoding carbon-nitrogen family hydrolase, with translation MWKLALCQTDVVFKYPDANYARIEKAIVEAAKNGADIAVLPEMWNTGYALNELAGVADLNGERTKEFLAGLSEKHQIAIIGGSVSISEGNKFSNTMYAFDKYGGLLSSYKKVHLFQLMNEHLYLEAGNDKNLFRLDGVSCAGFICYDIRFPEWIRKHTSEGSEVIFVSAQWPAERVTQWEQLLIARAIENQAFVVAVNRVGDDPNNHFNGHSLVIDPLGNIVVHGGEEEGNIYAEIDLNLVAETRGIIPVFTDRRPELY, from the coding sequence ATGTGGAAGTTGGCATTATGTCAAACCGATGTAGTTTTTAAATATCCAGATGCAAACTATGCGCGGATTGAAAAAGCTATAGTCGAAGCTGCAAAAAATGGGGCCGATATCGCAGTTTTACCAGAAATGTGGAATACCGGTTATGCTTTAAATGAATTAGCTGGGGTTGCTGATTTAAATGGGGAAAGAACAAAAGAATTTTTAGCAGGACTTTCTGAAAAACACCAAATCGCTATTATCGGCGGCTCGGTTTCTATCTCAGAAGGAAACAAATTTTCTAATACAATGTACGCTTTCGATAAATATGGTGGACTACTTTCTTCATATAAAAAGGTTCACTTATTCCAGCTTATGAATGAGCATTTATATTTAGAAGCCGGAAATGATAAAAATCTATTTCGACTGGACGGTGTTTCTTGTGCCGGTTTCATCTGTTATGATATTAGATTCCCGGAATGGATTCGCAAACATACTTCCGAAGGCTCAGAAGTAATCTTTGTTTCCGCTCAGTGGCCTGCTGAGCGCGTAACTCAGTGGGAACAACTTCTTATTGCCCGCGCGATTGAAAACCAAGCTTTCGTCGTTGCAGTCAATCGAGTTGGCGATGATCCGAATAATCATTTCAACGGTCACTCGCTTGTCATTGATCCACTTGGAAACATTGTCGTTCATGGCGGTGAAGAAGAAGGAAATATTTACGCGGAAATCGACTTAAATCTTGTTGCTGAAACACGCGGAATCATTCCCGTTTTCACCGATAGACGCCCTGAACTTTACTAA
- a CDS encoding methionine ABC transporter permease, with protein sequence MSLFFEEWGPILWQGFLETLTMTGITLVISLAIGLPLGVFLTLTRKGGQSENRIAYSILNWVINILRSLPFIILLFLMIPVTRFVVGTTIGIQGVIMPLVVFTAPYIARLMESALLEVDRGVVEAYQAMGISTPKIIWSVVIREARSGIVLGLTIATIGLIGATAMAGLVGAGGLGTIAYQYGFQRFEPTVMYTTIIILIIMVQALQSFGNFLSRRLKKD encoded by the coding sequence ATGAGTTTGTTTTTTGAAGAATGGGGACCGATACTTTGGCAAGGATTTCTAGAAACACTGACGATGACTGGGATTACACTAGTAATTTCACTCGCGATTGGTTTACCACTTGGCGTATTTTTAACATTAACGCGTAAAGGTGGTCAATCGGAAAATCGGATTGCTTATAGTATTTTAAACTGGGTCATTAATATTTTACGTTCGCTGCCGTTTATCATTTTGTTATTCTTAATGATTCCGGTAACACGTTTTGTTGTCGGTACTACTATTGGGATTCAAGGTGTAATTATGCCACTTGTTGTATTTACGGCACCTTACATCGCCCGCTTAATGGAGTCTGCCCTGCTGGAAGTTGACCGCGGAGTTGTTGAAGCCTATCAAGCAATGGGAATTTCTACACCAAAAATCATTTGGAGTGTCGTTATTCGTGAAGCTCGGTCTGGTATCGTTCTTGGTTTAACTATCGCAACAATCGGGCTAATCGGCGCAACTGCGATGGCTGGACTTGTTGGTGCTGGCGGTCTTGGAACAATTGCATACCAATATGGTTTCCAACGTTTTGAGCCTACTGTAATGTATACAACCATCATTATTTTAATTATCATGGTTCAAGCACTACAATCATTCGGAAACTTCTTATCTAGACGTCTAAAAAAAGATTAA
- a CDS encoding pyridoxal phosphate-dependent aminotransferase, producing the protein MKISKRLQNLPDQFFSSLVEKVGKKVAEGHDVINLGQGNPDQPTPKHIVEAMKTASEKPMNHKYSLFRGKHELKQAAADFYAREYNVTIDPNTEVAILFGTKTGLVELPMCLMDPGDVMLLPDPGYPDYLSGVVLGEVQFEKMPLIAENAFLPDFTKIPEDIAEKAELMYLNYPNNPTGAVATADFFEETVAFAKEHNVVIAHDFAYGGIGFDGEKPISFLETNGAKEVGIELYTLSKTYNMAGWRVGFAVGNSEVIEAINLIQDHMYVSLFPGIQDAAIEALTGDQTCVKELTARYESRRNAFISACNDIGWKAVAPAGSFFAWMPVPEDFTSSEFADYLLEEVSVAVADGSGFGEFGEGYVRVGLLMDEERLEEAVTRIAKLHLFDKVAQK; encoded by the coding sequence ATGAAAATTTCCAAACGCTTGCAAAATTTACCAGATCAGTTTTTTTCTAGCCTTGTAGAAAAAGTTGGAAAAAAGGTGGCTGAAGGTCATGATGTAATTAACCTCGGTCAAGGAAACCCAGACCAGCCAACACCCAAACACATTGTGGAAGCAATGAAAACAGCCTCAGAAAAACCAATGAACCACAAATATTCCTTGTTTCGTGGAAAACATGAGTTAAAACAAGCCGCTGCGGATTTTTATGCGCGTGAATATAATGTAACGATTGATCCAAATACAGAAGTAGCAATTTTATTTGGTACAAAAACAGGCTTAGTGGAGTTGCCGATGTGTTTAATGGATCCGGGCGATGTGATGCTTTTGCCGGACCCGGGCTATCCTGATTATTTGTCCGGCGTAGTTCTAGGCGAAGTTCAATTTGAAAAAATGCCGCTAATTGCCGAAAATGCTTTTTTACCCGATTTCACAAAAATCCCAGAAGACATAGCTGAAAAAGCAGAATTAATGTATTTAAATTATCCTAATAATCCAACTGGCGCAGTAGCAACGGCAGATTTTTTTGAAGAAACGGTTGCTTTTGCGAAAGAGCATAATGTGGTTATTGCACACGATTTTGCATATGGAGGCATTGGTTTTGATGGCGAGAAGCCGATTAGTTTTTTAGAAACGAACGGCGCGAAAGAAGTCGGGATTGAACTATATACGCTTTCGAAAACATACAATATGGCGGGCTGGCGCGTTGGTTTTGCAGTCGGAAATAGTGAAGTCATTGAAGCAATCAACCTGATTCAAGATCATATGTACGTAAGTCTTTTCCCTGGAATTCAAGATGCAGCAATAGAAGCGTTAACGGGCGATCAGACATGTGTAAAAGAATTGACTGCGCGCTATGAAAGTCGCAGAAATGCATTTATTTCAGCCTGCAACGATATTGGTTGGAAAGCAGTTGCTCCAGCGGGTTCCTTTTTTGCTTGGATGCCGGTTCCAGAAGATTTTACAAGTAGTGAATTCGCGGACTATCTATTAGAAGAAGTGAGCGTTGCCGTTGCGGATGGAAGTGGCTTCGGAGAGTTTGGCGAAGGATATGTGCGCGTTGGGCTTTTAATGGACGAAGAACGATTGGAAGAGGCGGTAACACGGATTGCCAAGCTGCATCTGTTTGATAAAGTGGCTCAAAAGTAA